In Dyella terrae, one DNA window encodes the following:
- a CDS encoding acyl-CoA synthetase, with amino-acid sequence MTTSERHDGEGMREPRVLGVQSDGSTCTLDLHLPRELAWFAGHFRDFPVLPGVVQLQWALAFGARHLGTPEACRQLEMLKFQRLLRPEDRVQLHLIWHVERRRLQFAYRQGELEFASGRFAWSQDHD; translated from the coding sequence AGAGCCCCGCGTACTGGGCGTCCAGTCGGACGGCTCGACGTGTACGCTCGACCTTCACTTGCCGCGCGAACTGGCGTGGTTTGCTGGCCACTTCAGGGATTTCCCGGTGCTGCCGGGTGTTGTCCAGTTGCAGTGGGCGCTCGCTTTCGGCGCACGCCATCTCGGCACGCCCGAAGCCTGCCGCCAGCTTGAGATGCTCAAGTTCCAGCGCCTGCTCCGCCCGGAGGATCGCGTGCAGCTTCACCTGATCTGGCATGTCGAGCGCCGGCGATTGCAGTTCGCCTATCGGCAGGGCGAGCTGGAATTTGCGTCCGGTCGCTTTGCCTGGAGTCAGGACCATGACTGA
- a CDS encoding glycosyl transferase gives MTEAASTAPHWARQKERGSFVLMKITAVIARRLGRRVLSPLLHVIVLYFFASSRRGRAAIREYQTRLATWSGRPELQPTTRRVFGQFMAFAECLLDRLDVWNGTLRLEQVDMRDPHGVRQQLLASQHEGRGQILVCTHLGNLDVCRAMAELGEQVPLNVLVHNQHVSQFNRLLGEAGEHRMRLIQVTELDTALMMDLAQRIDRGEWLAIAGDRVPLHGERCVTVDFLGHPAPFPQGPWLMAGLLRCPVNLICCLKVDGRYRIELEPYLAAPAWARGKRDEAIQSWVAGYAQRLAAQCLEAPQQWFNFYPYWQTPHVENKDAR, from the coding sequence ATGACTGAAGCCGCCAGCACGGCGCCGCACTGGGCCCGCCAGAAGGAGCGCGGCAGCTTTGTCCTGATGAAGATCACTGCGGTGATCGCGCGTCGGCTGGGACGCCGCGTGCTGTCGCCCCTCCTGCATGTGATCGTGCTGTACTTTTTTGCGTCGAGCCGGCGCGGCCGGGCCGCCATCCGCGAGTATCAGACGCGCCTGGCCACCTGGAGCGGGCGTCCGGAACTTCAGCCGACCACCCGGCGTGTCTTCGGCCAGTTCATGGCCTTCGCCGAATGCCTGCTCGATCGACTTGACGTCTGGAACGGAACGCTGCGCCTCGAACAGGTCGATATGCGCGACCCCCACGGCGTGCGTCAGCAGTTGCTGGCCAGCCAGCATGAAGGACGCGGCCAGATCCTGGTGTGCACTCATCTTGGCAACCTCGACGTATGTCGCGCGATGGCCGAGCTGGGTGAACAGGTGCCACTCAACGTACTGGTGCATAACCAGCATGTGAGCCAGTTCAATCGACTGCTGGGCGAGGCCGGCGAGCATCGCATGCGCCTGATCCAGGTGACGGAGCTGGATACGGCACTGATGATGGACCTGGCCCAGCGCATTGACCGCGGCGAATGGCTTGCGATTGCGGGCGACCGTGTACCGTTGCATGGCGAACGCTGCGTCACGGTCGATTTCCTGGGCCATCCTGCGCCGTTCCCGCAAGGTCCGTGGCTCATGGCAGGCCTGCTGCGATGCCCGGTCAACCTGATCTGCTGCCTCAAGGTGGACGGTCGCTATCGCATCGAACTGGAACCCTACCTGGCGGCGCCGGCATGGGCGCGTGGCAAGCGCGATGAGGCGATCCAGTCCTGGGTAGCCGGTTATGCACAGCGACTCGCGGCGCAGTGCCTCGAAGCGCCGCAGCAGTGGTTCAATTTTTATCCCTATTGGCAAACGCCGCACGTGGAGAACAAGGATGCGCGCTAA
- a CDS encoding acyl-CoA thioesterase: MRANGVISVDTEVLVPFFDVDSMDVVWHGHYVKYLEVARCALLDHIGHNYTQMKQAGYVWPVIDVQLRYVRAARFGQKIVVRAELVEWHNRLKVNYLISDVATGERMTRASTVQVAVNLAGDMQLVSPRVFTDAVEDCLKLHSLLDSTSHAVVHGSPVTA, from the coding sequence ATGCGCGCTAACGGCGTAATCAGCGTTGACACCGAAGTGCTCGTGCCCTTCTTCGATGTCGATTCGATGGATGTGGTGTGGCACGGACACTATGTGAAGTACCTGGAAGTCGCGCGCTGCGCGCTGCTGGACCACATCGGCCATAACTACACGCAGATGAAGCAAGCCGGCTACGTGTGGCCGGTCATCGACGTGCAACTGCGCTACGTACGCGCTGCGCGCTTCGGCCAGAAGATCGTCGTGCGCGCCGAACTGGTGGAGTGGCATAACCGCCTTAAGGTGAATTACCTGATCAGCGACGTCGCCACGGGCGAACGCATGACGCGCGCCAGCACCGTACAGGTCGCCGTCAACCTTGCCGGCGACATGCAGCTGGTCTCGCCGCGCGTGTTCACCGATGCGGTCGAGGATTGCCTGAAGCTCCACTCGCTGCTCGACTCCACATCCCATGCCGTGGTCCACGGCTCGCCAGTGACTGCCTGA
- a CDS encoding class I SAM-dependent methyltransferase — MRYASPTYVPETRLGFKFLRTHTWQHHVLRVAINDLKRLIGEPLPQGGTLVDVGCGQGRSFKGLTTAFAPDKLIGLDADPHSIELSRAEAALENIGVELMVADCANIQLPDASADIVFCHQTFHHLVEQERALAEFWRILKPGGLLLFAESTRAYIDTWVIRWFFRHPMEVQKSADEYLDMIREQGFRFEARHVSLPYLWWSRSRDFGLLERWGLRAPPPPGQREETLVNVAAWKPQAA, encoded by the coding sequence ATGCGCTACGCCAGCCCCACTTACGTCCCCGAAACACGCCTTGGCTTCAAGTTCCTGCGCACGCACACCTGGCAGCACCATGTCCTTCGCGTCGCCATCAACGACCTCAAGCGACTGATCGGCGAGCCCCTGCCCCAGGGTGGCACGCTCGTCGATGTCGGCTGCGGCCAGGGTCGATCGTTCAAAGGGCTCACGACAGCCTTCGCCCCCGACAAGCTCATCGGCCTGGACGCCGACCCGCACAGCATCGAACTCTCGCGCGCCGAAGCCGCGCTCGAAAACATCGGCGTCGAGTTGATGGTTGCCGATTGCGCGAACATCCAGCTGCCTGATGCCTCGGCGGATATCGTGTTCTGCCACCAGACGTTCCATCATCTCGTGGAGCAGGAACGTGCGCTCGCCGAGTTCTGGCGCATCCTCAAGCCAGGCGGCCTGTTGCTGTTTGCCGAATCGACCAGGGCCTATATTGATACCTGGGTGATCCGCTGGTTCTTCCGCCATCCGATGGAAGTCCAGAAGAGCGCCGACGAATACCTCGACATGATTCGCGAACAGGGATTCCGCTTCGAGGCCCGGCACGTGTCGCTGCCGTACCTCTGGTGGAGCCGCTCGCGCGACTTCGGCCTGTTGGAACGCTGGGGCCTGCGCGCGCCGCCGCCGCCCGGCCAGCGCGAAGAAACGCTCGTCAACGTGGCTGCCTGGAAACCGCAGGCCGCCTGA
- a CDS encoding beta-ketoacyl-[acyl-carrier-protein] synthase family protein, translating to MQTYLNELGVICTLGEGKRAVAEALFAGDDSGIRQETGWVPGRQLPLGAVRVPLPAMPAHLSGSRDNRNNRLLLAAAQEIEAPLRAAVAAYGPARVGVVIGTSTTGIHEACQGIAAWRAQGQWPDDYRYAHQELGAPAACLAEWLGASGPCFGISTACTSGARALLSAQRLLRMGLCDAVVCGGVDTLAGLPINGFHALEAMDSGRCQPFSRNRRGINIGEAAAVFLMTREPFRIALLGGGASSDAWHMSSPDPEGRGAQAAMQAALDDAGLNASDIDYLNLHGTATEQNDAMESLAVSRLFDAALPCSSTKSMTGHTLGAAGALEAAFCWLSLNDGQDERRLPPQRWDGQADPTLPPLAFTHVGSALPATGVRRLMSNSFAFGGNNAAVILGDAT from the coding sequence ATGCAGACCTACCTCAACGAACTCGGCGTGATCTGCACCCTCGGCGAGGGCAAGCGCGCCGTGGCCGAGGCGTTGTTCGCCGGTGACGACAGCGGCATCCGTCAGGAGACGGGCTGGGTTCCGGGCCGGCAGCTGCCGCTGGGCGCGGTGCGCGTGCCGTTACCCGCGATGCCGGCGCACCTTTCGGGCTCACGCGACAATCGGAACAACCGGCTGCTGCTGGCGGCCGCGCAGGAGATTGAAGCGCCACTGCGCGCTGCCGTCGCCGCTTATGGCCCGGCAAGGGTCGGCGTGGTGATCGGCACGAGTACCACCGGCATCCATGAGGCCTGCCAGGGTATTGCCGCCTGGCGCGCCCAGGGACAATGGCCCGACGACTATCGCTACGCCCACCAGGAACTGGGTGCGCCGGCCGCATGCCTGGCCGAATGGCTTGGGGCCTCCGGGCCGTGCTTCGGCATATCGACGGCCTGCACGTCGGGCGCGCGCGCGCTGCTCAGCGCGCAACGCCTGTTGCGCATGGGCCTGTGCGATGCCGTCGTCTGCGGGGGTGTCGACACGCTTGCCGGCCTGCCGATCAACGGATTCCATGCGCTGGAAGCGATGGATTCCGGACGATGCCAACCGTTTTCGCGCAATCGTCGCGGCATCAATATCGGCGAAGCCGCTGCGGTCTTCCTGATGACACGCGAACCCTTCCGCATCGCGTTGCTGGGCGGCGGCGCGAGTTCCGATGCATGGCACATGTCGTCCCCTGATCCGGAGGGGCGTGGCGCGCAGGCGGCCATGCAGGCGGCGCTCGACGATGCCGGGCTCAATGCCAGCGACATCGATTACCTCAATCTCCACGGGACGGCCACCGAGCAGAACGACGCCATGGAAAGCCTGGCCGTGTCACGCCTGTTCGATGCCGCGCTGCCCTGCTCGTCGACCAAGTCGATGACGGGCCATACGCTCGGCGCCGCCGGTGCACTGGAAGCCGCCTTTTGCTGGCTCAGCCTCAACGATGGCCAGGATGAACGCCGGCTTCCTCCGCAGCGATGGGACGGCCAGGCCGATCCGACACTGCCACCGCTTGCGTTCACCCACGTGGGCAGCGCCTTGCCCGCGACAGGCGTGCGCCGACTGATGAGCAACTCCTTTGCGTTCGGTGGCAATAATGCCGCCGTCATCCTCGGAGACGCGACGTGA
- a CDS encoding hotdog family protein, whose translation MNHWQVSDVLPHSGEMILLDDIVSYGPDDIVCTRAVRSGDAFVSPDGSLPAWVGVELMAQAIAAWSGCQSRDAGQPVRLGFLLGSRSYQCTTDTFPADATLRIAATRQFNDDDGMGVFACEITGAGARAQARLTVFSPQDTTLFAQSDHPEIRHV comes from the coding sequence GTGAACCACTGGCAGGTCAGCGACGTGCTGCCCCATTCGGGCGAGATGATCCTTCTGGATGACATCGTTTCCTATGGTCCGGACGACATTGTCTGCACCCGCGCCGTGCGCTCGGGCGACGCCTTTGTCTCGCCGGATGGCAGCCTCCCTGCCTGGGTGGGTGTCGAGTTGATGGCCCAGGCGATCGCGGCATGGTCGGGCTGCCAGTCGCGCGATGCCGGCCAGCCGGTGCGCCTGGGCTTTCTCCTGGGTTCGCGCAGCTACCAGTGCACCACCGACACCTTCCCTGCCGATGCGACGCTTCGCATCGCCGCCACCCGCCAATTCAACGACGATGACGGCATGGGCGTATTCGCCTGTGAAATCACGGGTGCTGGCGCCCGGGCCCAGGCCCGTCTTACCGTATTCAGCCCACAGGACACGACGCTGTTCGCCCAGTCCGACCACCCGGAAATCCGCCATGTCTGA
- the fabG gene encoding 3-oxoacyl-ACP reductase FabG, which produces MSETILVTGSSRGIGRAIALRLAHAGHDLVLHCRSRRDEAEAVEADIRALGREARILQFDISDRAAAAQALEADVAEHGAYYGVVCNAGLTRDGAFPALTSDDWDQVLRTNLDGFYNVLHPLIMPMIRRRAAGRIVCITSVSGLIGNRGQVNYSASKAGVIGAAKALAIELAKRKITVNCVAPGLIDTDMLSDDLPMEEILAMIPMQRMGSPDEVAAAVAFLVSPEAGYITRQVLAVNGGLC; this is translated from the coding sequence ATGTCTGAAACCATCCTGGTCACCGGCTCCAGCCGCGGCATCGGCCGCGCCATCGCACTGCGCCTGGCGCATGCGGGCCATGACCTCGTCCTGCATTGCCGTTCGCGCCGCGATGAAGCCGAGGCGGTGGAGGCCGACATCCGCGCACTGGGGCGCGAAGCCCGCATCCTCCAGTTCGACATCTCCGACCGGGCCGCTGCCGCGCAGGCGCTCGAAGCCGACGTGGCTGAGCACGGTGCCTACTACGGGGTTGTCTGCAATGCGGGGCTGACCCGCGATGGCGCGTTCCCGGCGCTCACCAGCGACGACTGGGACCAGGTGCTGCGCACCAACCTCGATGGTTTCTACAACGTCCTGCACCCCCTCATCATGCCGATGATCCGGCGGCGCGCCGCCGGACGCATCGTATGCATCACCTCGGTGTCGGGCCTGATTGGCAATCGTGGCCAGGTGAACTACAGCGCCTCCAAGGCCGGTGTCATCGGCGCGGCCAAAGCCCTGGCCATCGAGCTGGCCAAGCGCAAGATCACCGTCAACTGCGTGGCCCCCGGCCTGATCGATACGGACATGCTCAGCGATGACCTTCCCATGGAGGAAATCCTCGCCATGATTCCGATGCAGCGCATGGGATCACCCGACGAAGTCGCCGCCGCCGTCGCCTTTTTGGTCAGCCCGGAGGCCGGCTACATCACGCGCCAGGTGCTGGCTGTCAACGGCGGACTCTGCTGA
- a CDS encoding excinuclease: MHAVHKTVLAALLLTLPVASMAADRIVHLNFADVVAEAQKNGNIDGSVKFYLAGNTPQGSVKVVKEHVSANRKTNAFGKKDAVSCAWVLQSVLTALQDEAKEAGANAVIDIVSNYDDVEYKDAENYECHAGFLMSGVQMKAKLAKIP; encoded by the coding sequence ATGCATGCTGTCCACAAGACTGTTCTCGCCGCCCTGCTGCTCACCTTGCCGGTCGCCAGCATGGCCGCCGATCGCATCGTTCATCTGAACTTTGCCGACGTCGTCGCCGAGGCGCAAAAGAACGGCAACATCGACGGTAGCGTGAAGTTCTACCTCGCGGGCAATACCCCGCAGGGTTCGGTCAAGGTGGTCAAGGAGCACGTGTCGGCCAATCGCAAGACCAACGCCTTCGGCAAGAAAGACGCCGTGTCGTGTGCCTGGGTTTTGCAGTCGGTGCTCACGGCGCTACAGGACGAGGCCAAGGAAGCGGGCGCCAATGCCGTCATCGATATCGTCAGCAACTATGACGACGTCGAATACAAGGATGCCGAGAACTACGAATGCCACGCGGGCTTCCTGATGTCCGGCGTGCAGATGAAAGCCAAGCTGGCCAAGATTCCGTAA
- a CDS encoding WapI family immunity protein — translation MDTRGLLVLPSLLGGLVTLFGFRDTEPATGSRDAVAHLVVTLGGFNLSLFGRAAPRAADAWQRNALLADASCVTGMGDMHACGSLLSAVDLLAWHRKLSIYRDERHDELRLGSTGDCLGMHLQRLVSDDCIAVTVVMVAPGSGVSLHALSDAMRAVSTLKFVVSQQTLEHFCNDVALASQRFPVQHGHAVLPI, via the coding sequence ATGGACACCAGAGGCCTGCTAGTGCTTCCGAGCTTGCTCGGAGGCCTCGTTACCCTGTTTGGATTTCGTGACACGGAGCCCGCGACGGGTTCCCGTGACGCCGTCGCGCATCTGGTGGTCACCCTGGGTGGCTTCAACCTGTCGCTGTTTGGCCGCGCGGCGCCTCGTGCGGCGGATGCCTGGCAACGCAACGCACTGCTGGCCGACGCCAGCTGCGTGACGGGCATGGGCGATATGCATGCCTGCGGAAGCCTGCTGTCGGCCGTGGATCTGCTGGCCTGGCATCGCAAGTTGTCGATCTACAGGGACGAGCGTCACGACGAACTGCGGCTTGGCAGTACGGGCGACTGCCTGGGCATGCATCTGCAGCGGTTGGTCAGCGACGATTGCATTGCCGTCACCGTCGTGATGGTCGCGCCGGGTTCCGGCGTCAGTCTCCACGCCCTTTCGGATGCGATGCGAGCGGTTAGCACATTGAAGTTCGTCGTGAGCCAGCAAACGCTGGAGCACTTCTGCAACGACGTGGCGTTGGCTTCGCAGCGCTTTCCCGTGCAACACGGGCACGCCGTGCTGCCGATCTGA
- a CDS encoding isovaleryl-CoA dehydrogenase, producing the protein MRPFPLGDEIDMLRDSVHAFAEKEIAPRATQIDHDNHFPADLWRKFGEMGLLGMTVPEEYGGTGMGFLAHMVAMEEISRASGSVGLSYGAHSNLCVQNLYHNGNETQRRKYIPKLCSGEYVGALAMSEPGAGSDVVGSMSCRAELKGDVWVANGSKMWITNGPDADVLLVYMRTAPRVAGSRCMTAFIIEKGMKGFSTAQKLDKLGMRGSNTCELVFEDCEIPAENIVGEVNEGVRVLMSGLDTERLVLSGGPIGIMQSAMDLTLPYVRERKQFNAPIGTFGMMQAKVADMYTALQSSRGFAYMVAQQFDSGLKSRIDPAACLLNASQNAVKVALEAIQALGGNGYINEFPAGRLLRDAKLYEIGAGTNEIRRMLIGRELFHGKS; encoded by the coding sequence ATGCGCCCGTTTCCCCTTGGTGACGAGATCGACATGCTGCGCGACAGCGTGCACGCCTTTGCGGAAAAGGAGATTGCGCCGCGCGCCACCCAGATCGATCACGACAACCATTTCCCGGCCGACCTGTGGCGCAAATTCGGCGAGATGGGCCTGCTTGGCATGACGGTGCCGGAAGAGTACGGCGGCACCGGCATGGGCTTCCTGGCCCACATGGTCGCCATGGAAGAGATCTCCCGGGCGTCTGGTTCGGTCGGCCTTTCTTATGGCGCCCACTCCAACCTGTGCGTGCAGAATCTCTACCACAACGGTAACGAAACCCAGCGACGCAAGTACATCCCCAAGCTGTGCAGCGGCGAATACGTCGGCGCGCTGGCCATGAGCGAACCGGGTGCCGGTTCGGACGTCGTGGGCTCGATGAGCTGCCGCGCCGAGCTCAAGGGCGACGTGTGGGTCGCCAACGGTTCGAAGATGTGGATCACCAACGGACCGGACGCCGATGTGCTGCTGGTTTACATGCGCACCGCGCCCCGTGTCGCCGGCAGCCGCTGCATGACGGCCTTCATCATCGAAAAGGGCATGAAGGGATTCAGCACCGCGCAGAAGCTCGACAAGCTCGGCATGCGCGGCTCGAACACTTGCGAGCTGGTATTCGAGGATTGCGAAATCCCGGCTGAAAACATCGTCGGCGAAGTCAACGAAGGCGTGCGCGTACTGATGAGCGGCCTCGACACCGAGCGCCTGGTGCTCTCGGGCGGCCCCATTGGCATCATGCAGTCCGCCATGGACCTCACGTTGCCGTACGTGCGCGAGCGCAAGCAGTTCAATGCGCCCATCGGCACGTTCGGCATGATGCAGGCCAAGGTGGCTGACATGTACACCGCGCTGCAGTCGTCGCGTGGATTTGCATACATGGTGGCGCAGCAGTTCGACAGCGGCCTCAAGTCGCGCATCGACCCGGCCGCTTGCCTCCTCAATGCCTCGCAGAACGCCGTGAAGGTGGCTCTTGAAGCGATCCAGGCACTGGGTGGCAATGGTTACATCAACGAATTTCCGGCCGGCCGCCTGCTGCGCGACGCAAAGCTTTACGAAATCGGTGCAGGTACCAACGAAATCCGCCGCATGCTGATCGGGCGCGAGTTGTTCCACGGTAAGTCGTGA
- a CDS encoding autotransporter serine protease, with protein sequence MSICALCRGRWLPVIGLALGLAACGGGGSGGTRPTTSPPSAPVTPPAAAAQQPPIDAQLAITNTYAAHAAGYTGAGVTIGVVDSGIMRNHPMLAGRVIDELIYVDPQTNNTSVDDVVGHGTWVSEVAAGTAFGALPGGIAPAAKLVSARLIDDVAPKDDGSGQGNHASNADPLGAINADFMARGVKIVNNSWGGVYWSATDTATTLSFRNAYYPFVHDWSGLVVFAAGNDSAANPSDAAALPLRVPEVMPGWLTVVAVDSNHPDQLASYSNKCGSMMSSCLAAPGDVIVSSKSDTTTSQNLLWVSGTSFAAPQVSGAAALVWQAYPYFTNDLVRQTLLGTATDLGTPGPDATFGYGLLNVGKAVNGPARFDWGDVTVSFDGTSQWNNAISGAGGLTKQGSGTLLLTQPSTYAGATTVAAGVLSAVSLLGRVSILPGATLSRTATVSNAVDNQGVLVVAGGNTTIQNQYTQYAGGRLALELGYVLHVGVASLLGGDLYVMGAASGYVASSHTSVIQADTGVSGTFNALNLAPGVFLTATLNYGSKEVWLNVSQVQASAVPGMQYTATTLAAAQRVDGAFATLNSTAASAASGSTLQAAASLQQSSGLSMAQQSLHSLAGQLHAASLSMTLQAIDAGSRAVSDRFMALSGGPADSIWSQSLGYRGNLTRNGYDSVGADMAGWMVGRDLHLDSEVVGFSVSQTRGMGRLHASDDWQSQQSVEASGYAGTVSDRWYGFGRVALGSYRQTMHRSLMLGATPMSVGDDGGGSYSLGYGELGAPWRWDVFDLTPYASLQYTQVHDRGFDELGGAGFGLKAGASTSSRWLGGMGLRMSRGWNWRSNRLVLEGHSLWQRAFGMHGEVQDASFQAFDQWAPIGGIGVARRGTVFGGSLRWDGVDGAQLSAGVDEVTGDREHAGVVSMTLALPW encoded by the coding sequence ATGAGTATCTGTGCGCTCTGCCGGGGGCGATGGCTTCCGGTGATCGGTCTGGCACTTGGCCTGGCAGCCTGCGGCGGGGGAGGCAGCGGGGGCACGCGTCCCACGACGTCGCCGCCGTCTGCGCCGGTTACGCCACCGGCGGCTGCGGCCCAGCAACCGCCCATCGATGCCCAGCTCGCCATCACCAACACCTATGCGGCCCATGCGGCGGGCTACACCGGCGCCGGCGTCACCATCGGCGTGGTCGACAGCGGCATCATGCGTAACCATCCCATGCTGGCCGGGCGCGTGATCGACGAGCTGATCTACGTCGATCCCCAGACCAACAACACCAGTGTCGATGACGTGGTCGGACATGGAACCTGGGTCAGCGAAGTGGCCGCGGGTACCGCCTTCGGGGCGCTTCCGGGAGGCATCGCACCGGCGGCAAAACTGGTATCGGCGCGGCTGATCGATGACGTCGCGCCCAAGGACGACGGTTCCGGCCAGGGGAATCACGCATCCAACGCCGATCCGCTTGGCGCCATCAATGCGGATTTCATGGCGCGCGGCGTCAAGATCGTCAACAACTCCTGGGGCGGTGTGTATTGGAGTGCCACCGATACCGCCACGACACTGAGTTTCCGCAATGCGTACTACCCGTTCGTGCACGACTGGAGCGGGTTGGTTGTGTTTGCCGCAGGCAATGACAGCGCGGCCAACCCCAGTGACGCGGCCGCCTTGCCCCTGCGTGTCCCGGAAGTGATGCCGGGCTGGCTGACGGTGGTGGCCGTGGACAGCAATCATCCCGATCAGCTGGCCAGTTACTCCAACAAGTGCGGAAGCATGATGTCCAGTTGCCTGGCGGCACCGGGCGACGTCATCGTGAGCAGCAAATCCGATACGACGACCAGCCAGAACCTGCTCTGGGTCAGCGGCACGTCATTCGCCGCACCGCAGGTGTCGGGTGCCGCGGCGCTGGTGTGGCAGGCCTACCCCTATTTCACCAATGACCTGGTGCGCCAGACCTTGCTTGGAACGGCGACGGATCTGGGTACGCCCGGCCCCGATGCGACATTTGGCTATGGCCTGCTCAACGTCGGCAAGGCGGTCAACGGGCCCGCGCGTTTCGATTGGGGCGATGTCACGGTGAGCTTCGATGGCACGTCGCAGTGGAACAACGCCATCAGCGGCGCGGGCGGACTGACCAAGCAGGGCAGCGGTACCTTGCTGCTCACCCAGCCTTCGACGTACGCCGGTGCCACGACGGTAGCGGCCGGGGTGTTGTCGGCGGTGTCGTTACTGGGCCGTGTGAGCATCCTCCCGGGAGCGACGCTCTCGCGGACGGCCACCGTCTCGAATGCGGTCGACAATCAGGGCGTGCTCGTTGTGGCCGGCGGGAACACCACCATCCAGAATCAGTACACGCAGTACGCCGGCGGGCGTCTCGCCCTCGAGCTGGGTTATGTGCTTCATGTCGGCGTGGCCAGCCTGCTCGGAGGCGATCTCTATGTCATGGGGGCGGCAAGCGGTTACGTCGCCAGTTCCCATACGTCGGTCATCCAGGCCGATACCGGCGTCTCCGGTACGTTCAACGCCTTGAATCTCGCGCCGGGCGTGTTCCTGACGGCGACGCTCAACTACGGCAGCAAGGAAGTGTGGCTGAATGTGTCGCAAGTGCAAGCATCGGCGGTGCCGGGCATGCAGTACACAGCGACGACACTCGCCGCGGCGCAGCGCGTGGACGGCGCGTTCGCGACGCTCAACAGTACGGCTGCATCGGCTGCGAGCGGATCGACACTACAGGCGGCTGCCAGCCTCCAGCAGTCGAGCGGCTTGTCGATGGCGCAGCAATCCCTGCATTCGCTTGCGGGGCAGCTGCATGCCGCCAGTCTGTCGATGACCCTGCAGGCTATCGACGCGGGATCGCGCGCGGTGTCGGACCGGTTCATGGCGCTGTCGGGTGGACCGGCAGACAGCATCTGGAGCCAGAGCCTCGGCTATCGCGGCAACCTCACGCGGAACGGTTACGACAGCGTCGGTGCGGACATGGCCGGCTGGATGGTTGGCAGGGATCTTCACCTCGACTCAGAAGTCGTCGGATTCAGCGTTAGTCAGACCCGGGGCATGGGCCGCCTCCATGCCAGCGACGACTGGCAGAGTCAGCAATCCGTGGAGGCGAGCGGCTACGCGGGTACGGTATCCGACCGGTGGTATGGATTCGGGCGCGTCGCACTGGGCAGTTATCGCCAGACGATGCATCGAAGCCTGATGCTGGGCGCAACCCCGATGAGTGTCGGCGACGATGGCGGCGGCAGCTACAGCCTGGGTTATGGCGAGCTGGGCGCGCCGTGGCGGTGGGATGTGTTTGACCTCACGCCCTACGCGAGCCTTCAGTACACGCAGGTGCACGACCGCGGGTTCGATGAGCTGGGCGGCGCGGGTTTCGGTCTGAAGGCGGGTGCCAGCACGAGTTCGCGCTGGCTGGGCGGTATGGGGCTGCGAATGTCGCGAGGCTGGAACTGGCGAAGCAACCGCCTGGTACTTGAAGGCCATTCCTTGTGGCAGCGCGCCTTCGGGATGCACGGCGAAGTGCAGGATGCCAGTTTCCAGGCGTTCGACCAGTGGGCCCCGATTGGCGGCATCGGCGTCGCACGTCGCGGCACGGTATTCGGCGGCAGCCTCAGGTGGGATGGCGTGGATGGCGCACAGCTGAGCGCCGGCGTCGATGAGGTCACGGGCGATCGCGAGCACGCAGGTGTTGTCTCGATGACGCTGGCGTTGCCTTGGTAG